In Actinomadura citrea, a single window of DNA contains:
- a CDS encoding DUF4193 domain-containing protein, with protein sequence MATDYDSPRKTDDDLSEDSLQELQARRADKAASIIDEDLDAGEVAELPGADLSNEELTFRVVPRQADEFTCTRCFLVHHRSQLATEKNGRPVCRECAA encoded by the coding sequence ATGGCGACCGACTACGACAGCCCACGCAAGACAGACGACGACCTGAGCGAGGACAGCCTCCAGGAGCTCCAGGCCCGGCGCGCCGACAAGGCGGCCAGCATCATCGACGAGGACCTGGACGCCGGCGAGGTCGCCGAGCTGCCGGGCGCCGACCTGTCGAACGAGGAGCTCACCTTCCGGGTGGTGCCTCGGCAGGCCGACGAGTTCACCTGCACGCGCTGCTTCCTGGTGCACCATCGCAGCCAGCTGGCCACCGAGAAGAACGGCCGGCCGGTCTGCCGCGAGTGCGCCGCCTGA